The following proteins are encoded in a genomic region of Triticum dicoccoides isolate Atlit2015 ecotype Zavitan chromosome 1B, WEW_v2.0, whole genome shotgun sequence:
- the LOC119339227 gene encoding dynamin-related protein 1E-like, producing the protein MATMENVIVLVNRIQRACTVLGDHGGDGAAASLPALWEALPSVAVVGGQSSGKSSVLESIVGRDFLPRGSGIVTRRPLVLQLHKTEVGEQEYAEFLHAPRRRFTDFALVRMEIEDETDRLTGRSKQISPVPIHLSIYSPNVVNLTLIDLPGLTKVATEGQPESIAQDIENMVRLYVEKPNCIILAISPANQDIATSDAIKLARDVDPTGERTFGVLTKLDLMDKGTDALDVLEGRAYKLQHPWVGIVNRSQADINRNVDMIIAREKEQEFFHSSPEYAHLASRMGSEYLAKLLSQQLEAVIRARIPSITSLINKTIDELESEMDHLGRPIGSDAGAQLYLVLELCRAFDKIFKEHLDGGRPGGDRIYWVFDNQLPAALRKLPFDRHLSLPNVKRIVSQADGYQPHLIAPEQGYRRLIESALSYFRGPAEASVDAVHNVLKELVRKSIGETEELRRFPTLQAELAAACNKALESFRQEGRKTTVRLVDMESAYLTVDFFRKLPQEVDRAGTGYPVDNAGTGPSTPVDRYSDAHFRRIASNVSSYIGMVSDTLKNTIPKAVVHCQVREAKRSLLNYFYIQVGSKDAKQLALLLDEDPALMGRRQQCFKRLELYKSARDEIDAVSWSR; encoded by the exons ATGGCGACCATGGAGAACGTGATCGTGCTCGTGAACCGTATCCAGCGCGCCTGCACCGTGCTCGGCGACCACGGCGGggacggcgccgccgcctccctccccgccCTGTGGGAGGCGCTGCCTTCCGTGGCCGTCGTCGGAGGGCAG AGTTCGGGGAAGTCGTCCGTGCTGGAGAGCATCGTCGGGCGCGACTTCCTTCCTCGAGGCTCTG GGATCGTGACGAGGAGGCCACTGGTTCTGCAGCTGCACAAGACGGAGGTCGGGGAGCAGGAGTACGCCGAGTTCCTGCATGCACCAAGGCGTCGGTTCACCGATTTCG CTCTTGTGCGTATGGAAATCGAAGATGAAACTGATAGATTGACGGGGAGATCAAAACAAATATCTCCAGTCCCTATTCATCTCAGCATATACTCACCAAACG TTGTCAATTTAACATTGATTGATCTGCCGGGTCTAACTAAGGTTGCTACAG AGGGGCAGCCTGAAAGCATTGCCCAGGATATCGAAAACATGGTGCGCTTATACGTTGAGAAG CCAAACTGTATTATACTTGCTATATCTCCTGCCAATCAAGATATAGCAACATCAGATGCCATTAAGCTTGCTCGGGATGTTGATCCAACTG GTGAAAGGACCTTTGGCGTGTTGACTAAGCTTGATTTGATGGACAAGGGAACAGATGCACTTGAT GTTCTTGAAGGAAGAGCTTACAAGCTACAACACCCATGGGTTGGAATTGTTAACCGCTCACAAGCGGATATCAACAGGAATGTTGACATGATTATTGCTAGGGAAAAAGAACAAGAGTTCTTTCATTCTAGTCCTGAATATGCTCATTTAGCCAGCAGGATGGGTTCAGAATATCTTGCTAAACTTCTTTCACAG CAACTCGAGGCAGTTATCAGGGCACGCATTCCAAGCATCACATCTTTGATAAACAAAACTATTGATGAGCTTGAATCTGAGATGGATCACCTTGGTAGACCTATTGGATCAGACGCTGGG GCTCAGTTATATCTAGTCCTGGAGTTGTGCCGTGCATTTGACAAAATATTTAAAGAACATCTTGATGGAGG ACGACCTGGTGGTGATCGAATTTACTGGGTCTTTGATAATCAACTCCCTGCTGCTCTGCGGAAGCTTCCATTTGACCGCCACCTCTCCTTGCCAAACGTTAAACGAATCGTGTCACAAGCTGATGGTTATCAGCCTCATTTAATTGCTCCTGAGCAAGGTTACCGTCGACTGATAGAGTCTGCTCTCAGTTATTTTAGAGGGCCAGCTGAAGCTTCTGTAGATGCT GTGCATAATGTCCTGAAAGAGCTGGTAAGGAAATCAATTGGGGAGACTGAG GAACTGAGAAGATTTCCCACTCTTCAAGCGGAGCTTGCTGCTGCATGCAACAAAGCCCTGGAGAGCTTCCGTCAAGAGGGTCGTAAAACTACTGTGCGATTGGTTGATATGGAGTCAGCGTATTTGACGGTCGACTTCTTCCGCAAGCTTCCACAGGAGGTGGACAGGGCTGGAACTGGATACCCTGTGGACAATGCTGGAACTGGACCTTCCACTCCTGTTGATCGGTACTCTGACGCGCACTTCAGGAGAATTGCTTCTAATGTGTCCTCGTACATTGGCATGGTATCGGACACACTGAAGAATACTATTCCCAAGGCTGTTGTTCACTGCCAAGTCCGGGAAGCCAAGCGGTCCTTGCTGAACTATTTCTATATTCAAGTGGGCAGTAAAGAT GCTAAGCAGCTCGCGCTACTGCTTGATGAGGATCCTGCTCTTATGGGGCGCAGGCAGCAATGCTTTAAGAGGCTTGAGCTATACAAGTCAGCAAGGGATGAGATTGATGCCGTGTCATGGTCGCGGTGA